From a region of the Hemibagrus wyckioides isolate EC202008001 linkage group LG06, SWU_Hwy_1.0, whole genome shotgun sequence genome:
- the cracdla gene encoding mucin-4 isoform X1 → MKKKGNIGVMKQSKSASDITQGTLDRKDDFRCFQSRLGSRSSSHDSIFLSKLRQSDPEPPWVLSQENVHGKIQALQMKLQMQKLHLGPPPRVLPVKQSEDHQHPTEVLALSKNLPHESQLKSSSQGVFPHPVSPPQPPFYSSAPSPGIDFSTLPQFIPCLDNSAARHRMSVKPRNQRASTKSRRMSTSDRSRPRSESMIILERPLIEHKEEDGIDVTKEMTRVRSYSSQIIRPGKGLITPPTKSPCPASPLKLLVGSDVDSHPCSMSQCKGNYEPAESKTADVGTKQILKSAEEMVVKCPSSAGPTGHKGSEDHKETLYSSKLKGVEGSVMSTVSSAYSLCLISLGTEQSQPETDKELNTVTTHVKGNALNRNKVQDTLQESYFKGQPLKPLSLHRNTSPLDSKSVGKNAHQISVMPLSSEKGCLQESTTQQRSLSFSVSSDKSHERQRTASFTGQMEQTGGNQELVFPFIKPSSNLKMQDPDKNAQVKPTGKDSSQTRAISTPADSTQPRDLTITVSVGQERRDSPSNKTRDMAIEDRVEDVHRNIGLKLNKDSKEQKEESSASEVKLHTTYLSEFTDKQHITEVGSAPRLPKSTTSKAVDQNDSKVGPVRETVLRSPQLYNTKLFITAESPEFSSKRPQSARRDQERPGLNRFADLPASAHLPGSTIDITMSTPATFMEKSPLQTSAKESKEAFTELSWMTMAREKTRSLQQLFTSTLNDLAGLQTATRPAASPLTQISSQPSTGPIKPKHQVPSAQPTVSPPESHLPPVHAFGRATQPPTLKSSISLAQQSIDQSGGVEFSLKQTLSQTNQIQPTYLSGRPGQMSTNSATKSVQSTGIYMPSTQIMHPTPQQLSEMSIPHAHPIQQTLSQNVSKPQTSLCLSLSPKLTPHQPTHQSPSPLSQHRSLGENVSSLPLGQVDWTSMSQGKSPTESRAQYAVGTQALLAKQWHHQKPDAVKVVDQNSTPDSQTYQALDEFLTISRRSKFTELAVSPRPMRLDREVKWQKKSLPPPSPPSSRLQSNSDSRQPFWMELAKRKSMAWSDKTMD, encoded by the exons atgaagaaaaagggaaatataggtgtgatgaagcagagtaaATCAGCTAGTGACATTACACAAGGAACTCTGGACCGAAAAGATGACTTTCG CTGTTTCCAGAGCAGGCTGGGAAGCAGGTCATCGTCACATGACAGTATCTTTCTGTCAAAACTGCGTCAATCAGACCCTGAGCCACCATGGGTTCTTTCCCAGGAGAATGTCCATGGAAAAATCCAAGCACTGCAA ATGAAGCTACAGATGCAAAAGTTGCATCTTGGCCCACCACCTCGGGTGTTGCCTGTTAAACAATCTGAAGACCATCAACACCCCACTGAAGTCCTGGCCTTATCCAAAAACCTGCCACACGAG TCCCAGCTGAAGTCTTCATCACAAGGAGTTTTTCCCCATCCAGTCAGTCCCCCACAGCCACCATTTTATTCCTCTGCACCTTCACCTGGGATAGATTTCAGCACCCTTCCCCAGTTTATCCCCTGCTTGGATAACTCTGCTGCTCGTCATCGCATGTCTGTTAAGCCTCGGAATCAGAGAGCCAGCACTAAGAGCAGAAGAATGTCTACCTCA GATAGAAGCAGACCTCGCTCAGAGAGTATGATCATCCTGGAACGGCCTCTTATTGAGCATAAGGAAGAGGACGGGATAGATGTCACCAAGGAAATGACCCGTGTTCGCTCCTACTCCTCGCAGATCATTAGGCCAGGGAAAGGTCTTATCACACCTCCAACCAAAAGCCCATGTCCTGCTTCACCACTAAAATTACTGGTGGGAAGTGATGTTGATTCTCACCCATGTTCTATGAGTCAATGTAAAGGAAATTATGAGCCTGCTGAGAGCAAAACAGCAGATGTAGGCACTAAGCAGATACTGAAATCAGCAGAAGAAATGGTTGTTAAATGTCCTAGCTCAGCTGGGCCCACCGGTCATAAAGGAAGTGAAGACCATAAAGAGACTCTGTATAGCTCCAAACTTAAGGGTGTTGAAGGCAGTGTGATGTCCACTGTAAGCTCTGCATATAGtctgtgtctcatttcattAGGTACTGAGCAGTCTCAGCCTGAAACTGACAAGGAATTGAATACAGTGACGACTCATGTTAAGGGAAATGCATTGAACAGGAATAAAGTCCAAGATACATTGCAGGAAAGTTATTTTAAAGGCCAGCCACTGAAACCCCTTTCACTGCACAGAAATACATCACCTTTAGACAGCAAATCTGTGGGCAAAAATGCACACCAAATCTCCGTAATGCCACTTTCCAGTGAGAAGGGCTGCCTACAGGAGTCCACAACCCAACAACGGTCTCTAAGTTTTTCTGTGTCCTCAGATAAAAGTCACGAGAGGCAGAGAACTGCAAGCTTTACTGGACAGATGGAGCAAACAGGTGGAAATCAAGAGCTTGTCTTCCCATTCATAAAACCTTCATCAAACCTCAAAATGCAGGATCCAGACAAGAATGCACAAGTAAAGCCAACAGGAAAGGATTCATCACAGACAAGAGCTATCAGCACTCCAGCAGATTCAACACAACCTAGAGATCTCACAATAACAGTGTCTGTTGGTCAAGAAAGAAGGGACAGTCCATCAAATAAAACCCGAGACATGGCAATAGAGGACAGAGTTGAAGATGTACACAGAAATATAGGACTGAAACTGAACAAGGACAGTAAGGAGCAGAAAGAGGAGAGCAGTGCTTCTGAAGTGAAGCTGCACACCACATATCTATCAGAGTTCACTGACAAACAGCACATCACTGAAGTCGGGAGTGCACCTCGGTTGCCAAAATCTACTACTTCTAAAGCTGTAGACCAGAATGATAGCAAGGTGGGGCCTGTAAGAGAAACAGTTCTCAGAAGTCCTCAACTCTATAACACTAAGCTCTTTATCACTGCTGAGTCTCCTGAATTCTCCAGTAAAAGGCCTCAGAGTGCCAGAAGGGACCAAGAGAGACCTGGACTTAATAGATTTGCTG atCTGCCAGCTTCAGCTCATTTGCCAGGTTCAACTATTGACATCACTATGAGTACACCAGCGACTTTTATGGAGAAAAGCCCTCTACAGACAAGTGCAAAAGAGTCAAAAGAGGCTTTCACTGAGCTATCCTGGATGACTATGGCCCGAGAAAAGACCAGAAGCCTCCAGCAACTATTTACAAGCACACTGAATGACCTTGCTGGCCTGCAGACAGCCACACGACCAGCTGCATCTCCACTTACCCAGATATCTTCACAGCCTAGTACAGGACCTATAAAGCCCAAACATCAAGTGCCATCTGCACAGCCCACTGTCAGTCCACCAGAGAGTCACCTACCCCCTGTGCATGCTTTTGGAAGAGCAACCCAGCCACCAACTCTGAAATCTTCCATCAGCCTGGCACAGCAATCCATCGATCAGTCAGGAGGAGTAGAATTCTCCTTAAAACAAACTCTTtcacaaacaaatcaaatacaACCAACTTATCTCAGTGGCAGACCAGGACAAATGTCTACTAACTCAGCAACAAAATCTGTGCAATCAACAGGAATTTATATGCCATCTACCCAGATAATGCATCCAACACCACAGCAATTATCCGAGATGTCAATACCCCATGCCCATCCAATCCagcaaactctgtcacaaaatGTGTCAAAACCTCAAACATCTCTTTGTCTTTCACTGAGCCCAAAGCTGACACCCCATCAGCCTACTCATCAGTCACCCTCACCACTTTCACAGCACAGGTCACTTGGAGAAAATGTATCCTCTTTGCCTTTAGGGCAAGTGGACTGGACTTCCATGTCCCAGGGAAAAAGCCCAACAGAAAGCCGAGCTCAGTATGCAGTGGGGACTCAGGCTTTACTTGCCAAGCAATGGCACCACCAAAAACCTGATGCAGTCAAG GTAGTGGACCAgaactctacaccagactcccAAACCTATCAGGCTTTGGATGAATTTCTCACCATTTCCAGGCGTAGTAAGTTCACAG AATTAGCAGTTTCTCCTCGTCCAATGAGGCTAGACCGAGAGGTCAAATGGCAGAAGaaatcattaccaccaccatcacctccttCATCACGTCTTCAATCAAACAGTGACAGTAGACAGCCTTTCTGGATGGAGCTGGCAAAGAGGAAATCTATGGCATGGAGTGATAAGACTATGGACTGA
- the cracdla gene encoding mucin-4 isoform X2, giving the protein MKKKGNIGVMKQSKSASDITQGTLDRKDDFRCFQSRLGSRSSSHDSIFLSKLRQSDPEPPWVLSQENVHGKIQALQMKLQMQKLHLGPPPRVLPVKQSEDHQHPTEVLALSKNLPHESQLKSSSQGVFPHPVSPPQPPFYSSAPSPGIDFSTLPQFIPCLDNSAARHRMSVKPRNQRASTKSRRMSTSDRSRPRSESMIILERPLIEHKEEDGIDVTKEMTRVRSYSSQIIRPGKGLITPPTKSPCPASPLKLLVGSDVDSHPCSMSQCKGNYEPAESKTADVGTKQILKSAEEMVVKCPSSAGPTGHKGSEDHKETLYSSKLKGVEGSVMSTVSSAYSLCLISLGTEQSQPETDKELNTVTTHVKGNALNRNKVQDTLQESYFKGQPLKPLSLHRNTSPLDSKSVGKNAHQISVMPLSSEKGCLQESTTQQRSLSFSVSSDKSHERQRTASFTGQMEQTGGNQELVFPFIKPSSNLKMQDPDKNAQVKPTGKDSSQTRAISTPADSTQPRDLTITVSVGQERRDSPSNKTRDMAIEDRVEDVHRNIGLKLNKDSKEQKEESSASEVKLHTTYLSEFTDKQHITEVGSAPRLPKSTTSKAVDQNDSKVGPVRETVLRSPQLYNTKLFITAESPEFSSKRPQSARRDQERPGLNRFADLPASAHLPGSTIDITMSTPATFMEKSPLQTSAKESKEAFTELSWMTMAREKTRSLQQLFTSTLNDLAGLQTATRPAASPLTQISSQPSTGPIKPKHQVPSAQPTVSPPESHLPPVHAFGRATQPPTLKSSISLAQQSIDQSGGVEFSLKQTLSQTNQIQPTYLSGRPGQMSTNSATKSVQSTGIYMPSTQIMHPTPQQLSEMSIPHAHPIQQTLSQNVSKPQTSLCLSLSPKLTPHQPTHQSPSPLSQHRSLGENVSSLPLGQVDWTSMSQGKSPTESRAQYAVGTQALLAKQWHHQKPDAVKVVDQNSTPDSQTYQALDEFLTISRRKLAVSPRPMRLDREVKWQKKSLPPPSPPSSRLQSNSDSRQPFWMELAKRKSMAWSDKTMD; this is encoded by the exons atgaagaaaaagggaaatataggtgtgatgaagcagagtaaATCAGCTAGTGACATTACACAAGGAACTCTGGACCGAAAAGATGACTTTCG CTGTTTCCAGAGCAGGCTGGGAAGCAGGTCATCGTCACATGACAGTATCTTTCTGTCAAAACTGCGTCAATCAGACCCTGAGCCACCATGGGTTCTTTCCCAGGAGAATGTCCATGGAAAAATCCAAGCACTGCAA ATGAAGCTACAGATGCAAAAGTTGCATCTTGGCCCACCACCTCGGGTGTTGCCTGTTAAACAATCTGAAGACCATCAACACCCCACTGAAGTCCTGGCCTTATCCAAAAACCTGCCACACGAG TCCCAGCTGAAGTCTTCATCACAAGGAGTTTTTCCCCATCCAGTCAGTCCCCCACAGCCACCATTTTATTCCTCTGCACCTTCACCTGGGATAGATTTCAGCACCCTTCCCCAGTTTATCCCCTGCTTGGATAACTCTGCTGCTCGTCATCGCATGTCTGTTAAGCCTCGGAATCAGAGAGCCAGCACTAAGAGCAGAAGAATGTCTACCTCA GATAGAAGCAGACCTCGCTCAGAGAGTATGATCATCCTGGAACGGCCTCTTATTGAGCATAAGGAAGAGGACGGGATAGATGTCACCAAGGAAATGACCCGTGTTCGCTCCTACTCCTCGCAGATCATTAGGCCAGGGAAAGGTCTTATCACACCTCCAACCAAAAGCCCATGTCCTGCTTCACCACTAAAATTACTGGTGGGAAGTGATGTTGATTCTCACCCATGTTCTATGAGTCAATGTAAAGGAAATTATGAGCCTGCTGAGAGCAAAACAGCAGATGTAGGCACTAAGCAGATACTGAAATCAGCAGAAGAAATGGTTGTTAAATGTCCTAGCTCAGCTGGGCCCACCGGTCATAAAGGAAGTGAAGACCATAAAGAGACTCTGTATAGCTCCAAACTTAAGGGTGTTGAAGGCAGTGTGATGTCCACTGTAAGCTCTGCATATAGtctgtgtctcatttcattAGGTACTGAGCAGTCTCAGCCTGAAACTGACAAGGAATTGAATACAGTGACGACTCATGTTAAGGGAAATGCATTGAACAGGAATAAAGTCCAAGATACATTGCAGGAAAGTTATTTTAAAGGCCAGCCACTGAAACCCCTTTCACTGCACAGAAATACATCACCTTTAGACAGCAAATCTGTGGGCAAAAATGCACACCAAATCTCCGTAATGCCACTTTCCAGTGAGAAGGGCTGCCTACAGGAGTCCACAACCCAACAACGGTCTCTAAGTTTTTCTGTGTCCTCAGATAAAAGTCACGAGAGGCAGAGAACTGCAAGCTTTACTGGACAGATGGAGCAAACAGGTGGAAATCAAGAGCTTGTCTTCCCATTCATAAAACCTTCATCAAACCTCAAAATGCAGGATCCAGACAAGAATGCACAAGTAAAGCCAACAGGAAAGGATTCATCACAGACAAGAGCTATCAGCACTCCAGCAGATTCAACACAACCTAGAGATCTCACAATAACAGTGTCTGTTGGTCAAGAAAGAAGGGACAGTCCATCAAATAAAACCCGAGACATGGCAATAGAGGACAGAGTTGAAGATGTACACAGAAATATAGGACTGAAACTGAACAAGGACAGTAAGGAGCAGAAAGAGGAGAGCAGTGCTTCTGAAGTGAAGCTGCACACCACATATCTATCAGAGTTCACTGACAAACAGCACATCACTGAAGTCGGGAGTGCACCTCGGTTGCCAAAATCTACTACTTCTAAAGCTGTAGACCAGAATGATAGCAAGGTGGGGCCTGTAAGAGAAACAGTTCTCAGAAGTCCTCAACTCTATAACACTAAGCTCTTTATCACTGCTGAGTCTCCTGAATTCTCCAGTAAAAGGCCTCAGAGTGCCAGAAGGGACCAAGAGAGACCTGGACTTAATAGATTTGCTG atCTGCCAGCTTCAGCTCATTTGCCAGGTTCAACTATTGACATCACTATGAGTACACCAGCGACTTTTATGGAGAAAAGCCCTCTACAGACAAGTGCAAAAGAGTCAAAAGAGGCTTTCACTGAGCTATCCTGGATGACTATGGCCCGAGAAAAGACCAGAAGCCTCCAGCAACTATTTACAAGCACACTGAATGACCTTGCTGGCCTGCAGACAGCCACACGACCAGCTGCATCTCCACTTACCCAGATATCTTCACAGCCTAGTACAGGACCTATAAAGCCCAAACATCAAGTGCCATCTGCACAGCCCACTGTCAGTCCACCAGAGAGTCACCTACCCCCTGTGCATGCTTTTGGAAGAGCAACCCAGCCACCAACTCTGAAATCTTCCATCAGCCTGGCACAGCAATCCATCGATCAGTCAGGAGGAGTAGAATTCTCCTTAAAACAAACTCTTtcacaaacaaatcaaatacaACCAACTTATCTCAGTGGCAGACCAGGACAAATGTCTACTAACTCAGCAACAAAATCTGTGCAATCAACAGGAATTTATATGCCATCTACCCAGATAATGCATCCAACACCACAGCAATTATCCGAGATGTCAATACCCCATGCCCATCCAATCCagcaaactctgtcacaaaatGTGTCAAAACCTCAAACATCTCTTTGTCTTTCACTGAGCCCAAAGCTGACACCCCATCAGCCTACTCATCAGTCACCCTCACCACTTTCACAGCACAGGTCACTTGGAGAAAATGTATCCTCTTTGCCTTTAGGGCAAGTGGACTGGACTTCCATGTCCCAGGGAAAAAGCCCAACAGAAAGCCGAGCTCAGTATGCAGTGGGGACTCAGGCTTTACTTGCCAAGCAATGGCACCACCAAAAACCTGATGCAGTCAAG GTAGTGGACCAgaactctacaccagactcccAAACCTATCAGGCTTTGGATGAATTTCTCACCATTTCCAGGCGTA AATTAGCAGTTTCTCCTCGTCCAATGAGGCTAGACCGAGAGGTCAAATGGCAGAAGaaatcattaccaccaccatcacctccttCATCACGTCTTCAATCAAACAGTGACAGTAGACAGCCTTTCTGGATGGAGCTGGCAAAGAGGAAATCTATGGCATGGAGTGATAAGACTATGGACTGA
- the mitd1 gene encoding MIT domain-containing protein 1, translating into MAQNCLPGMETSAVSVLKRAVELDQSSRFQESLVCYQEGIQLLLDVLKAIKDESKKVHYREKIKGYMDRAEQIKEHLNKVKEEGKYHEQIKIADSATGFSYEALFKPYIREGLTEVWVEDPYIRHVHQLYNFLRFCEMLLKAKCNVKKINLLTSQDEESSSQQESALAEIRQSLQSQDVCLDIKYSSTIHDREIRFDNGWIIKIGRGLDYFKKSKGRFSIGYCDYDLRECHETTVDIFHTKHTKKT; encoded by the exons ATGGCACAGAACTGCCTTCCTGGCATGGAAACATCAGCTGTGTCTGTACTGAAGAGAGCTGTAGAGCTTGATCAGAGCTCACGCTTTCAGGAGTCTCTTGTGTGCTACCAGGAGGGCATTCAGCTACTTCTAGACGTACTGAAAG CGATAAAGGATGAATCCAAAAAGGTTCACTACAGAGAAAAGATCAAGGGTTACATGGATCGAGCTGAACAGATAAAAGAGCACCTAAACAAAGTGAAAGAAG AAGGGAAATACCATGAGCAAATTAAAATCGCTGACAGCGCCACAGGTTTCAGCTATGAGGCGCTTTTCAAGCCGTACATTAGGGAAGGACTCACTGAAGTCTGGGTTGAGGACCCTTATATCCGCCATGTACACCAG CTGTATAACTTCCTGCGTTTCTGTGAAATGCTGCTGAAGGCCAAGTGTAATGTAAAGAAGATTAATCTCCTGACCTCACAAGATGAA GAGAGCTCCTCCCAGCAAGAGAGTGCACTAGCAGAAATCCGTCAGTCCTTACAGAGTCAGGACGTTTGTCTGGACATTAAATACTCCTCGACTATTCATGACAGGGAGATCAG ATTCGATAATGGTTGGATTATCAAGATTGGCAGAGGGCTTGATTATTTCAAGAAATCTAAG GGTCGTTTCTCCATCGGCTACTGCGATTATGACTTGAGAGAATGTCATGAGACGACAGTGGATATCTTCCATACAAAGCACACCAAAAAGACATGA
- the mrpl30 gene encoding 39S ribosomal protein L30, mitochondrial encodes MAGLGRVLMSVTALAKNQLEATARPVYMVCRSKFTRSRIPPQVFEERSKEHEMYGGDPEQPHKLHVVTRVKSTKGRPYWEKKVVKSLGLLKSHEPRVHKNTQSVNNQLKIIKHLVRIQPLKLPSGLPTEEEMGGSYLNSKGELVIKHLQTSAEQKTVES; translated from the exons ATGGCAGGATTGGGTCGAGTCCTCATGTCTGTCACTGCTTTGGCAAAG AATCAGTTAGAAGCTACAGCAAGGCCAGTGTACATGGTTTGTCGCAGCAAATTTACCAGGTCTCGTATTCCACCACAG GTGTTTGAAGAGCGTTCTAAGGAACATGAAATGTACGGTGGTGATCCAGAGCAGCCACATAAACTCCACGTAGTGACCCGGGTGAAGAGTACAAAAGGACGGCCTTACTGGGAAAAAAAGGTGGTGAAGAGTTTGGGGTTACTAAAG TCACATGAGCCCAGAGTACACAAGAACACCCAGTCAGTGAATAACCAACTGAAAATCATTAAGCATCTGGTCAG gaTCCAACCCTTGAAACTTCCCAGTGGACTACCTACAGAAGAAGAAATGGGAGGTTCATATCTGAACAGTAAAGGAGAGCTGGTAATAAAACATCTTCAGACGTCTGCAGAGCAGAAAACCGTGGAGTCATAA